Within the Canis lupus familiaris isolate Mischka breed German Shepherd chromosome 26, alternate assembly UU_Cfam_GSD_1.0, whole genome shotgun sequence genome, the region GTGGATATCTGGTCCTAGACACGCAGAACACAGTACAGTCTGGCATATAGTCAGAAACCAGTAAATATTGATGGAATGAACACATGTAGCCCTGGCAATAACTTGAAGCTAATTGGAaaccatttccttatttttaagccCCAGAGATCCTCCTGCCAATCTAGAATATATCTTGGGTGCCTACAACATGTGGTGTGCTACCTGGTGGTGTGGAGGGGTCAAACCAATATATACAAtgtgagaattttattttattttattttattattttattttattttatttattttattttatttttaaattttattttattttatttttatttatttattttttattttatgactaatgagagacagagagagagggagaggccaagacacaggcagagggagaagcaggttccatgcagggagcccgatgggggactcgatcctgggtctccaggatcacgccccaggccgaaggcagtgccaaaccgctgagccacccaggctgccccaatgtAAGAATTTTATATGTGAGAACTTTGTGATCTCTTTGAAGTGGGGGAGggatctaaaaataataatgtttaacaATAAACAACTTCACACAATTGTTAAATTATgaggtctttaaatttttttttttcttttttaagattttatttatttactcatgagagacacacggagggagaagcaggctccatgcagggagcccaacgcggaactcgatcctgggtctccaggatcatgccctaggctgtaggcggcgctaaaccgctgggccaccggggttgcccaaaTTATGAGGTCTTCCATAGACATGTTTTGCAAGTTCAGAGAAAGTTTTGTAAAGCTTGGAGTAATTGGTCAAGCTTTTATAGGAAAGGTGGGGCTTAAATCTAGCTCAGGTCTGACTAGCAAAAGAAGGGAGAGGGCTTTCTAAATGAAGAGGactggcagcccgggtggctcagtggtttagcgcctgccttcatcccagggcgtgatcctggagacctgggatcaagtcccatgtcaggctccctgcatggagcctgcttctccctctgcctgtgtctctgcctctctctctgtgtgtctctcatgaataaataaataaaatctttaaaaaaaaaaaaatgaagagaacttGTAGAGCCCAGAGGAGTCTGGCCTGGCATCTGTGGGGACTACTATGAAATCAGATTGTCTGGGAAGTCTAGACCCAGATCATGGGTACGTCTGAAAATAGTGCAGTGCAATTTGGGTCTGTCTTTAGAGACCAAAGGGGAATATTAGTGGTTTCTGAGCAAGAAAGCAACATGATAAAAATAGCATTTGAGGAAAGTCACACAGGATTAGAGAGAGTGGCTCAGGGAGGTCAGCCTGAAGGACCTAGATCTAGGTGGTACCAGGGGAATTCAAGAGTTAATGATGGCCGTGGGTCcattaaaactttcttttcatGATGAAAATTTCAAATGTTCCTAAAAGGAAAGTAGTATAATGAACTCCCATATACCATCACTCAGATACAAAGATTTTATGATGTCTGATTTATCCCCTTTTCatgtctcttaaaatattttatttttttttaagattatttatttatttattcatgagagagagagagagagaggcaggcagagacacaggcagagggagaagcaggctccatgcagggagcccgacaggggactttatcccaggtctccaggatcacaccctgggctgaaggcggtgctaaaccactgagccacccgggctgccctcttaaaatattttaaaataaatctaagacTTTTCATTTCATAGGGGGCTGGGTTTCCAAgatagaattaattaattaattaattaattaattattattttagaggaggagagcacacacacacacacacacacacacaggtgggagggacagagggagagggaatcttgaGCAAACTtcctactgagtggggagcccaatgagggtcttgatctcatgaccctgagatcataacctgagccaaaaccaagagtcagatgctaaactgactgcactacccaggtaccctccattttttaaaaaagattttcttaagtaatctctctacctaacgtggggctcaaattcacaaccctgaggccaagagtcacatgttccaccaactgagccagccaggcaccccttgttagGGGGcctaataagtaaaataatcaaCATAATCTGATACTGACTAGATAAAAAGGAGCAAATGAGTAACAAGCTTTCCCAAGGGTTCCAACCCAAGTAACTGGAGAAAGGATGGTGATGGagaagttggggaggggcaggtgaagacagagacagagggaagctGGACGGGACAGTCAAGAGGACTTGGGAGTTTGGGAGGTAGAGTAGCagtggagttgttttttttttttttttttttttaagattttatttattcaagagagagagagaggcagagacacaggcagagggagaagcaggctccatgcagggagcccgatgtgggacttgatcctgggtccccagaatcatgtcctgggctgaaggcagcgctaaaccgctgagccacccaggctgccccaagcaGTGGAGTTTTGTACAGGGGAGGGGACCATTAGCACAGAGGCATTGCAGCAGTGAAAATGGAGCATCCCCAGGGTGGAGAAGATAGAAAACTGGCCGGAAGACTGAGGAGTAGAGAAGAAATCAACTAAACcaccttttgttctttcttttagcaGCTATTTAGTGAACATCCACTGTCTGTGGGCACTGTTCGAGGTGGTGGGCATAGCACAGTGGTCAAAGGACTGAGAGTTCTTGCCCTCTTGGAGCTCATGATTAGAGAGGTAAGAAGAGACACAGAAGACACTGGGTAAGGACACCAAGGGGGAAGAGAGTTTTAAAGAGATGATGGTGATGGACAGCAACAGTCAccccagagggaaggagagggaaagagggaaaagcacTGGTTTGGCCACTAAGGAAGTCATTTGCAGTTTTATTAAGGATAAAAATGAGCCACGAGGATAAGCAGGGAGTAGTGTAAGTAAGGAAAACAGATGTACACTACTTGTTCTATAAGGCTGGCAGTAGAAGGAAGGTGAGAAGTGGTAAAAAGGTCATGAGAAGGGATTCCTAACGTGGGGGAAAGAATGGCTGTTAGGAATGGCAAggacgggcagcccgggtggctcagcggtttagcgccaccttcagcccagggcctgatcctggagacctgggatcgagtcccgcgtcaggcttcctgcatggagcctgcttttccctctgcctgtgtctctacctccctctctctctctctctgtgtgtctctcatgaatgaataaataaaatcttaaaaaaaaaaaaggaatggcaaGGAATGTTGGAGGAGTTAAAAACCTCAGGGATGAGACGTCTTTGGCAGCTTCAGGCCTCCCCAGACCAACCATTCAGTCAGCCTCTTCTTTGGTTTCAGGGTCCTTTGCTTGGACTGTGGTGCACAGATTCCTCGGGGGGTGTTGCAAGAGCGTTTTGAAGCCCTGAACCCCACCTGGAGTGCTGAGGCCCATGGCCTGGCTCCTGATGGTGACGTATTTCTCACAGAGGAGCAGGTACAGAGCTTTCAGGTCCCGTCCTGTGCTCAATGTGGAGGCCCCCTGAAACCAGATGTCGTTTTCTTCGGGGACACAGTGAACCCTGACAGGGTTGACTTTGTGCGCAGGCGTGTAAAAGAAGCCGACTCCCTCTTGGTAGTGGGATCATCCTTGCAGGTATCTGCCTTGGTCAGGGTGGTAACTGCCCCTTTTGTGGGATAGAGAGCCCCGGGGTGGCTCCCTATTTGGTTTCTCTCTTCCTACATTGAGACCTGTGTCTTCTTCTTGTAAGGTATACTCCGGTTACAGGTTTATCCTCACTGCTCGAGAGAAGCAGCTCCCAATTGCAATACTTAACATTGGGCCCACACGGTCGGATGACTTGGCATGTCTGAAATTGGATTCTCCTTGTGGAGAACTGCTGCCTTTGATAGACCCACACTGACCACAACCTGATGTTTCTGAGCCAGAAACTGGGACTTTCACTTTAATCCTATTAAAGGTAAGTTAAAGGCTTTCTTAGATACCAGTTTCCAGTTTGCATTCAACTGAGAGCACTGACAAAATATAGAAAGTTCTAGGCTTTTTAATGtatggccattcttttttttttttcttaaagattttgttaattcacgagagacacagagacagagagaggcagagactcaggcagagggagaagctggctctctgcaaggagcccaaggtgggacttgattcccagaccccaggatcatggcctgagcccaaggcagacactcaaccactgagccacgcaggcgtccctgtatggccattctttttttttttttttttttttaatttttatttatttatgatagtcacacagagagagagagagaggcagagacacaggcagagggagaagcaggctccatgcaccgggagcccgacgtgggattcgatcccgggtctccaggatcgcgccccgggccaaaggcaggcgctaaaccgctgtgccacccagggttcccatgtATGGCCATTCTTAATTAAAACTAagtttgttattcttttattatttttattcatttattttattttatttatttgagagagagcatgagtgggagggaagggcagagggagaagcagacttcccccactgagcctggaacctgacacagggcttgatcccaggaccccaacaacctgagtggaaggcagccacttaactgagccacccaggtaccccacttatttttaaaatatttttatttttaaaaaatattttatttatttattcatgagagacacagactgagaggcagagacacaggtagagggagaagcaggctccatgcagggagcccgatgtgggactcaatcccgggaccccaggatcacaccctgggcggaaggcaggcactaacccactgagctacccagggatcccctatttttaaaatatttttatttatttgagagaagagtgtgagcatgtgagcagggagagaggcaaaaggggagggagaggggaaaaatctcaagcagactactcACTGAGGGCACAGTtgaacttggggctcaatctcataaacctgagatcatgaccgagccaaaagcaagagtcagcacccaatggactattattttttaagattttatttattcatgagacacacacacacacaggcagagggagaagcaggctccacgcagggaggcgctaaaccactgagccacccagggatcccctggactattatttatttatttatttattttagacttttgtttatttatgatagtcacatagagagagagagagagaggcagagacacaggcagagggagaagcaggctccatgcaccgggagcctgatgtgggattcgatcccgggtctccaggatcgcgccctgggccaaaggcaggcgctaaaccgctgcgcaacccagggatcccgactattatttttttaaaacatttatttacgggcagcccaggtggctcagcggtttagcgccgccttcagcccagggcctgatcctgaagacccaggatcgaatcccatgtcaggctcccttcgtggagcctgcttctccctctgcctgtgtctctgcctctctctccctctctctcatgaataaataaaatctttaaaaaaaattttatttgggatccctgggtggcgcagcggtttagtgcctgccttgggcccagggcgcgatcctggagacccaggatcgaatcccacattgggctcccggtgcatggagcctgcttctccctctgcctgtgtctctgcctctctctctctctctctctctctgtgactatcataaataaataaattaatttaaaaaaagaaaaacaatttacgtatttgagagagagtgtgcacacgcatgtgtgtgtgagtgggggcgGGGCaaatggaggagagggagatggagaggaggggggggagagagagagagagagagaaaagcagactcctcactgagtgtggagctccactctggcttgatcccacaacccaagTCAAAATTAACAGTtggacgcttaatcaactgagccccccagataccccttaattaaaattaatttttaagtatgcaTTAAGCTATAATGTTCCAGATCTAGGCACGtgccattcattcactcattcatgagggagggaggagagagggacaaagggagaaggagagcaagaatctttaagtaggctccacactcagctttattgagacataactCCACCCTTTTGAAGTATACAATTAAGTTGCTTTATAGTACACTCAGAAAATTGTACATTttcaccactaattccagaatattttcatcatcccaagaAGAAACCttatacccattagcagtcactccccattccccatccccaccaccactccccaGTCCCTGCCAACAACTACTCTATTtctgcctattctagacatttcatgtaatatgtggccttttgtgcctggctGCTCCACTTGGTGTaatttcaagattcatccatattgtagcatgtgttgGTACTTTTTATCTACTTTATGAATATAACCActtaaaaagctttattgagatatagagTTCACAAACCATAcagtttacttatttaatatgtacaattcaatagtttttagtatattccaaGAGACGTacaaccagtttttaaaaagagactttaatttttagaagagttttaggTTCACActaaaactgagcagaaagtacagagtgtTCCCATAGTCTCCTTTGCCCTGTACACTCACACAGTATTTATCATTCACCTCCtgacatcttggttgtttccaagtctTTGGCAATTATTAAGTTGCTGTAAacgtgtgtgtgtttttgagGAGTAGAGAACTTATGTGGGCctaagttttcaattcatttgggtaGGTACCAAAGAGCAAGATGGATGAATTGCACGATAAaactatgtttagttttgtatgCAGCTGCtaaactgccttccaaagtggctgtatcattttggaTTCCCACCAATGAATGAAAGTTCCTGTACAACCACTctttaagaacaattttaaattgaagtatactATACATGCAGAGAAGTGCATGTACTATAAGTGGACAGCTTGATGAAGACACATAGCATCTTGATGAAGGAACAGAATACTACTAGACTAGCACCAAAGAAGCCCCCTTTGCacacactttttttaaagtagtaggctccatgcttagcgtgcccacaaccttgagataagacctgagccaagatcaatagttggaggctcaaccaactgagccacttaggtgccccaacATACACACTTTTTAAACTAGGTTATTACtagaataatacatatttattgtagaATGTTTAGATGATACAGATaagtaaaaagaatataatacaaaTTACCCGTTATTTCACCACCAGGATAACCGAAACTTAACATTCTGGTATAACtaaatgtttttacaaaaatcaaatcaagCTATGCATATTTTAGCGCATCCCATTTTCATTTAACAAGATACGTTGACCATCCTTACATGCCCTAAATGCTGTGGTTTTTTCAGTGGTTGGCTGATGTTCACCATCATTACCCACTCTCGGCTTACTCAGCATTaacctgtttcatttcttttcagataCTTAAGGACTCCTCCATTCTTCCTCTAAACAATCGAAGCTCACTGAGTGCAGCCTGTAGAGGGCAGCAAACTGACTCTTTCTCCCAGACCCTCTCTGAACTGGGCAGGCTTCAGAGTCAGGTTGCCAGAGATTTGACCCTAAGGACTTTTTCAAAGCAGCAACCGCTCTTGATAGGGAAACTGCCTTTACTTGCTTTTTATCTCACCAGGTAGAAGAAATGGCCCAGGAAATATGTAGGCCAGAACGGTCTTTGGAGTGCCAACCCAGAATCTCACTAATGTAGAgggtgaggggaaaagaaaatgacttaatttataattacaaatgGTTAAATGTCTCTGAAACgttctgatatatattttttaaagatgagcaatagtatgaatgaattttttattgaCTAAGGAATAAAGGGATCATAACACACCAGGTATGTGGGCTGtacatttatattctttgttttgttttaaagattttatttattcatgagagacacacagagagaggtggagacacaggcagagggagaagcaggctttccacagtagctggatgtgggactcgatcccgtgactccagtatcacaccctgggccgaaggcaggctctcaaccactgagctaccaaggcatcccttctttttttaatcagctaAAAGAGAATGAGGCTTTATGATATGGTTCTCTAAGGATTTCTGCTGGATTTCAGCTGCCAGAATGAGACACTTGCCTCCAACCTGGTTTGTAGAAAGGAAACAAGTGGGCTCTTAAACTGGTTTCTTGCCAAGTAAGGCAGCAAGACCTGTTTGATAATTGTATTAGCCAGAAGGAATCACCGTACCAGGCTAAAGGTTTCAGGACAATCTCATCACAAAGTAAAGCAGATGAAAGAATCACAGTCTATTCTAGATGGCTTTTGTCTAAGATTAGGGCAAGCAATACATGTTCATCCTGCATCTGCCTAAGAAGTGAGTTTTAGTAAACTGGGATAATCCAGGATCTTGAAACCAACACAGTTCTTTAGTCTGCACAACTGGATGTTTTCCCATAGTCATTAATTCTGAAGAGGTGTAAGGTTGTTGT harbors:
- the SIRT4 gene encoding NAD-dependent protein lipoamidase sirtuin-4, mitochondrial isoform X1 is translated as MNLGLTLKAPKGLLMVNISRQYSRRSIGFFVPSSPPLDPEKVKELQRFVTLSKRLLVMTGAGISTESGIPDYRSEKVGLYARTKQKPIQHGDFLRSAPIRQQYWARNFVGWPRFSSLQPNPAHWALSNWERLGKLYWLVTQNVDALHTKAGSQRLTELHGCMHSPRDPPANLEYILGAYNMWCATWWCGGVKPIYTMVLCLDCGAQIPRGVLQERFEALNPTWSAEAHGLAPDGDVFLTEEQVQSFQVPSCAQCGGPLKPDVVFFGDTVNPDRVDFVRRRVKEADSLLVVGSSLQVYSGYRFILTAREKQLPIAILNIGPTRSDDLACLKLDSPCGELLPLIDPH
- the SIRT4 gene encoding NAD-dependent protein lipoamidase sirtuin-4, mitochondrial isoform X5, with product MNLGLTLKAPKGLLMVNISRQYSRRSIGFFVPSSPPLDPEKVKELQRFVTLSKRLLVMTGAGISTESGIPDYRVLCLDCGAQIPRGVLQERFEALNPTWSAEAHGLAPDGDVFLTEEQVQSFQVPSCAQCGGPLKPDVVFFGDTVNPDRVDFVRRRVKEADSLLVVGSSLQVYSGYRFILTAREKQLPIAILNIGPTRSDDLACLKLDSPCGELLPLIDPH